Proteins encoded together in one Camelina sativa cultivar DH55 chromosome 9, Cs, whole genome shotgun sequence window:
- the LOC104712090 gene encoding ras-related protein RABF1, with protein MGCAASLPERNSGTLSGLNNSENTVSADAKNLRVKLVLLGDSGVGKSCIVLRFVRGQFDATSKVTVGASFLSQTIALQDSTTVKFEIWDTAGQERYSALAPLYYRGAGVAVIVYDITSPESFKKAQYWVKELQKHGSPDIVMALVGNKADLHEKREVPTEDGMELAEKNSMFFIETSAKTADNINELFEEIGKRLPRPTPSS; from the exons ATGGGATGTGCTGCTTCTCTTCCag AGAGGAACTCTGGAACGTTAAGTGGTCTTAACAATTCTGAGAATACTGTTTCAGCTGATGCCAAAAATCTACGTGTTAAg TTAGTTCTGTTAGGTGATTCTGGTGTCGGTAAAAGCTGTATTGTCCTTCGATTTGTCCGCGGGCAGTTTGATGCTACATCTAAG GTAACTGTTGGAGCCTCGTTCTTGTCCCAAACAATAGCCTTGCAAGACTCTACCACAGTGAAGTTTGAAATTTGGGATACAGCTGGGCAGGAAAG GTATTCTGCTCTTGCACCACTATACTATCGTGGAGCTGGTGTTGCTGTTATTGTTTATGATATAACAAGCCCTGAATCATTCAAGAAAGCACAGTACTGGGTTAAG GAACTGCAAAAGCATGGAAGCCCAGATATTGTTATGGCTTTGGTTGGTAACAAAGCTGATCTACATGAAAAAAGAGAAGTACCAACCGAG GATGGGATGGAGCTTGCAGAGAAGAACAGCATGTTCTTTATTGAGACGTCAGCCAAGACAGCAGATAACATAAATGAACTGTTTGAG GAAATTGGCAAAAGGCTACCTCGTCCTACTCCTTCGTCATGA
- the LOC104712091 gene encoding U-box domain-containing protein 14-like, giving the protein MGLTNCSQEELMSRIVDSIKEISGFSSSRGFIGRIQGDLVRRITLLSPFFEELIDVNVELKDDQIPGFKVMSIALDSSLELFRSVNGGSKLFQVFDRGSVVQKFRDMTVEIEAALSQIPYDKIDVSEEVREQVELLHSQFKRAKERGDESDVQLSHDLAIVENVMDPDPKILKRLSQELQLSTIDELKKESHAIHEYFLSYDGGPDDYFQRMSSLLKKLVDCATMESSEPDTSTGNRIISRHRSPVIPEYFRCPISLELMKDPVIVSTGQTYERSSIQKWLDAGHKTCPKSQETLLHAGLTPNYVLKSLIALWCESNGIELPQNQGSCRTTKLGGGSSSSDCDRAFVLSLLDKLDNGTTEQQRAAAGELRLLAKRNVDNRVCIAEAGAIPYLVDLLSSPDPRTQEHSVTALLNLSINEGNKGAIVDAGAITDIVEVLRNGSMEARENAAATLFSLSVIDENKVAIGAAGAIQALISLLEEGTRRGKKDAATAIFNLCIYQGNKSRAVKGGIVDPLTRLLKDAGGGMVDEALAILAILSTNQEGKTAIAEADSIPVLVDIIRTGSPRNRENAAAILWYLCIGNMERLNVAREVGANIALKELTENGTDRAKRKAASLLELIQQIEGVVVSTVP; this is encoded by the exons ATGGGATTAACGAATTGTTCCCAGGAGGAGCTGATGAGTCGAATCGTTGACTCTATCAAagaaatttctgggttttcgTCTTCGAGGGGTTTCATTGGGAGGATCCAAGGCGATCTTGTTCGTAGGATCACGCTTCTCAGCCCTTTCTTCGAGGAATTGATTGACGTCAATGTGGAATTGAAGGATGATCAAATTCCAGGGTTCAAGGTTATGAGCATCGCTCTTGATTCAAGTCTTGAGCTTTTTCGATCGGTCAATGGAGGAAGCAAGCTTTTTCAG GTCTTCGACAGGGGTTCTGTTGTGCAGAAGTTTCGTGATATGACAGTGGAGATAGAAGCAGCGTTAAGTCAGATTCCTTATGATAAGATTGATGTATCGGAGGAGGTCAGAGAACAG GTAGAGCTTCTGCATTCTCAGTTCAAGAGAGCAAAAGAAAGAGGGGATGAGTCTGATGTACAGCTTAGCCATGATCTAGCCATTGTAGAGAATGTGATGGATCCTGACCCTAAAATCCTCAAAAGACTATCACAGGAACTCCAACTCAGTACCATTGATGAGCTGAAGAAAGAATCGCATGCAATACatgaatattttctttcatatgaTGGGGGTCCTGATGACTATTTCCAAAGGATGTCCTCACTTCTTAAAAAGCTAGTAGACTGTGCAACAATGGAAAGTTCAGAACCTGATACATCCACTGGCAACCGAATCATTTCGAGGCATCGTTCTCCTGTTATACCAGAGTATTTTCGTTGTCCGATATCACTTGAATTGATGAAAGATCCTGTTATCGTCTCCACTGGCCAG ACATATGAAAGATCATCCATTCAGAAGTGGCTTGATGCTGGTCATAAAACCTGTCCGAAATCTCAGGAGACACTTTTGCATGCTGGATTAACACCTAATTACGTGTTAAAGAGTCTTATTGCTCTGTGGTGTGAAAGCAACGGCATTGAGTTACCGCAAAATCAAGGGAGCTGCAGAACCACAAAACTAGGAGGAGGAAGCAGCTCTTCAGATTGTGATCGAGCGTTTGTCCTTTCCTTGTTAGATAAATTGGACAACGGTACTACGGAACAGCAAAGAGCTGCAGCTGGAGAATTACGGTTACTAGCCAAGAGGAACGTGGATAACAGAGTTTGTATCGCTGAAGCTGGAGCCATACCATACCTTGTAGATCTTCTATCCTCACCAGATCCTCGGACACAAGAACATTCTGTGACGGCTCTTCTCAATCTTTCTATAAATGAAGGGAACAAAGGAGCCATCGTTGATGCAGGAGCCATAACGGATATAGTAGAAGTGCTTAGAAACGGAAGCATGGAGGCTAGAGAGAACGCTGCTGCAACCCTTTTCAGTTTATCTGTTATAGATGAAAACAAAGTGGCAATAGGTGCTGCTGGAGCTATCCAAGCC CTTATAAGCTTGCTTGAGGAAGGAACCCGAAGAGGCAAAAAAGATGCTGCAACAGCAATTTTCAATTTATGCATATACCAGGGCAACAAATCAAGGGCGGTTAAAGGTGGTATCGTTGATCCTCTGACCAGATTACTGAAAGATGCAGGTGGCGGAATGGTGGATGAGGCTCTAGCCATACTGGCTATTCTTTCGACAAACCAAGAAGGGAAAACAGCGATAGCTGAAGCAGATTCGATCCCGGTGTTGGTTGATATTATCAGGACAGGGTCACCGAGGAACCGGGAAAATGCTGCAGCAATACTTTGGTATCTATGTATTGGGAATATGGAGAGGCTAAATGTAGCAAGAGAGGTTGGTGCAAATATTGCCTTGAAGGAACTTACTGAGAATGGAACTGATAGAGCAAAGAGGAAAGCTGCGAGCTTGTTGGAGCTCATTCAGCAAATCGAAGGTGTTGTAGTATCTACTGTTCCATGA
- the LOC104712088 gene encoding vacuolar amino acid transporter 1-like has protein sequence MNHSTSDQSLYLESEEGDNERKNLSDHEDDYGSLSDSSHDAYNQNHHDHHSRASPYSTAWPKSYRQSIDLYGSLPSPNLGFLANSSMSRLGSSFLSSTMTRRHTPETLPCTVTKPLLVDEEAPKHKRSSHFLLPSKPSSMVSHEMAIAKDSSFGQAVLNGVNVLCGVGILSTPYAVKEGGWLGLFILFAFGILCFYTGLLLRYCLDSHPDIQTYPDIGHAAFGTFGRILVSIILYLELYAMSVEYIILESDNLSSMFPNASLSIGGFHLDAPHLFALLTTLAVLPTVWLRDLSMLSYISVGGVIASVLVVLCLFWIGLVDDVGIHSKGTPLNLATLPVSVGLYGYCYSGHGVFPNIYTSMAKPSQFPAVLLTCFGICTLMYAGVAVMGYSMFGELTESQFTLNMPQDLVASKIALWTTVVNPFTKYALTISPVAMSLEELIPSNHGKSRFYAIAIRSALVFSTLLVGLAIPFFGLVMSLIGSFLTMLITLILPPACFLSIVRSKVTPTQVMVCILIMIVGAVCSAIGTYSALAKIIEKLNT, from the exons ATGAATCACTCAACTTCTGATCAGAGCCTCTACCTTGAGAGCGAAGAAGGAGACAACGAGAGAAAGAACTTGTCTGACCATGAAGACGATTATGGAAGTCTTTCTGATTCTTCTCATGACGCTTACAATCAAAACCATCATGATCATCACTCTAGAGCTAGCCCATACTCAACGGCATGGCCAAAGAGTTAtag GCAGTCGATTGATTTATATGGAAGTCTACCATCACCCAATTTGGGTTTTCTGGCTAATTCTTCAATGTCGAGATTAGGAAGCTCTTTCTTGTCTTCCACCATGACAAGAAGACATACTCCAGAAACATTACCTTGTACTGTTACAAAACCTCTGCTAGTAGATGAGGAAGCACCAAAACATAAACGTAGCTCTCATTTCTTGCTTCCGTCCAAACCATCATCCATGGTGTCTCATGAAATGGCAATCGCCAAAGATAGCTCGTTTGGACAGGCTGTTCTTAATG GAGTGAATGTTTTATGTGGGGTTGGAATATTGTCAACACCATATGCTGTGAAGGAAGGAGGATGGTTAGGACTTTTCATTCTCTTTGCATTTGGTATCCTCTGTTTTTACACGGGTTTGCTTCTGCGTTACTGCCTTGACAGCCACCCTGACATCCAGACCTATCCCGATATTGGCCATGCCGCTTTTGGTACCTTTGGCCGCATTCTTGTTTCC ATAATACTTTATCTGGAGCTATAT GCTATGAGTGTTGAATACATCATTTTGGAAAGTGATAATCTTTCATCTATGTTTCCAAATGCCAGTCTAAGTATTGGAGGGTTCCATTTAGATGCACCTCATCTATTTGCTCTGCTTACCACCCTAGCTGTTCTCCCAACCGTTTGGCTTCGAGATCTCAGCATGCTAAGTTACATTTCAG TTGGAGGGGTGATTGCATCAGTTTTGGTGGTTTTGTGCTTGTTTTGGATTGGTTTGGTTGATGATGTTGGAATTCACAGCAAAGGAACCCCTCTAAACCTTGCAACATTACCGGTTTCTGTAGGACTTTATGGTTACTGTTACTCAGGACATGGTGTTTTCCCTAATATTTATACCTCTATGGCCAAACCCTCTCAGTTTCCTGCTGTTCTCTTGACATG tTTTGGAATTTGTACTCTGATGTATGCGGGTGTAGCTGTTATGGGATATAGCATGTTTGGAGAATTAACAGAATCACAGTTCACTCTTAACATGCCTCAAGATTTGGTTGCATCTAAGATTGCTTTGTGGACTaca GTAGTTAATCCATTTACCAA ATATGCTTTGACAATATCTCCAGTTGCTATGAGCCTTGAGGAGTTAATACCATCAAACCATGGGAAGTCACGTTTCTACGCAATCGCCATTAGAAGTGCATTAGTCTTCTCTACTTTGCTTGTTGGTCTTGCGATTCCCTTCTTCG GCCTTGTGATGTCATTGATTGGATCTTTCTTGACAATGCTCATT ACGCTGATACTACCACCCGCTTGTTTCTTAAGCATCGTAAGGAGTAAAGTAACTCCTACTCAG GTGATGGTCTGCATCTTAATTATGATAGTAGGAGCAGTATGTTCAGCAATTGGCACATATTCAGCTCTTGCAAAGATCATCGAGAAGTTGAACACCTAA
- the LOC104712089 gene encoding uncharacterized protein C24H6.02c-like, translating into MAARLLAMRRALSLFSNQQHRIPLSQVSTEQLSLSNSLFSRNSAYGRLLQRQFCVTRGANEASVTNVCNSSNSATESAKVPTASEDLMVKYKSQLKINPRHDFMMVFTCKVCETRSMKMASRESYEKGVVVVRCGGCDNLHLIADRRGWFGEPGSVEDFLASRGEEFKRGSMDSLNLTPEDLAGGKMSTE; encoded by the exons ATGGCGGCTAGGTTGCTTGCTATGAGACGCGCTTTGTCTCTCTTCAGTAACCAGCAACATCGAATTCCTCTTTCTCAAG TCTCAACAGAGCAGTTGTCGCTATCAAACTCACTCTTCAGTAGGAACAGTGCATATGGAAGATTACTACAGAGACAATTCTGTGTAACCCGTGGGGCTAACGAAGCTTCAGTAACCAATGTTTGCAACTCCTCAAACTCTGCTACTGAGTCGGCCAAAGTTCCGACAGCCTCTGAGGACCTGATGGTGAAGTACAAGTCTCAGTTGAAGATAAACCCGAGGCATGACTTCATGATGGTCTTTACTTGCAAGGTCTGTGAAACAAGATCTATGAAGATGGCGAGCCGAGAATCTTATGAGAAAGGTGTTGTGGTGGTACGATGTGGAGGTTGTGATAATCTACATTTGATTGCAGACCGTCGTGGTTGGTTTGGGGAACCAGGAAGCGTGGAGGACTTTCTTGCTTCTCGTGGGGAAGAATTCAAGAGAGGATCGATGGATTCTCTTAACCTTACACCTGAAGATTTAGCTGGAGGAAAGATGTCCACCGAATAG
- the LOC104712087 gene encoding probable aquaporin PIP2-5, protein MTKEVVGDKRSFSGKDYQDPPPEPLFDATELGKWSFYRALIAEFVATLLFLYVTVMTVIGYKSQTDPALHPDQCAGVGLLGIAWAFGGMIFILVYCTAGISGGHINPAVTFGLLLARKVSLVRAVMYMVAQCLGAICGVALVKSFQSGYYNRYGGGANGLSNGYSIGTGVAAEIIGTFVLVYTVFSATDPKRSARDSHVPVLAPLPIGFAVFIVHLATIPITGTGINPARSLGAAIIYNKDKAWDHHWIFWVGPFAGAAIAAFYHQFVLRAGAIKALGSFRSQPHV, encoded by the exons atgaCGAAAGAAGTGGTTGGGGATAAGAGATCTTTCTCCGGTAAGGACTATCAAGACCCACCTCCTGAGCCTCTATTCGACGCTACTGAGCTTGGGAAGTGGTCTTTCTACAGAGCTCTCATCGCTGAGTTCGTAGCAACCCTCCTATTCCTCTATGTCACCGTTATGACTGTCATCGGTTACAAGAGCCAGACCGATCCAGCCCTCCATCCTGACCAGTGTGCAGGCGTTGGCCTCCTCGGCATCGCTTGGGCCTTTGGTGGCATGATCTTTATCCTCGTTTACTGCACTGCCGGCATCTCTG GTGGGCATATAAATCCGGCCGTGACTTTTGGGCTGTTGTTGGCTCGGAAAGTGTCATTGGTGAGAGCAGTGATGTACATGGTAGCTCAGTGCCTGGGTGCCATTTGCGGTGTGGCTTTGGTCAAGTCCTTCCAGTCTGGTTACTACAACCGCTACGGTGGCGGTGCAAACGGTCTCTCCAATGGTTACAGCATCGGCACAGGTGTTGCCGCAGAGATCATTGGCACATTCGTCCTAGTCTACACAGTCTTCTCAGCCACTGACCCCAAGAGGAGTGCGCGTGACTCTCACGTCCCT GTATTGGCTCCATTACCAATTGGATTTGCAGTGTTTATCGTTCACTTAGCTACAATCCCAATCACGGGCACTGGCATTAACCCTGCAAGAAGTCTCGGAGCTGCAATTATCTACAACAAGGACAAAGCTTGGGATCATCAT TGGATATTCTGGGTGGGTCCGTTTGCGGGTGCAGCTATTGCGGCTTTCTACCATCAGTTTGTGTTGAGGGCTGGTGCGATTAAGGCGCTCGGATCCTTCAGGAGCCAACCTCACGTTTAA
- the LOC104712085 gene encoding GATA transcription factor 8-like isoform X1 encodes MIGQSFPEDLDCGNFFDNMDDLMDFPGGDIDVGFGIGDSDSFPTIWTSPQDTWPAASDPLFSSNTTTNSDSSPELYVPFEDIVKVDRPPSFVEESLVEKKEDSFSTNTDSSSSHSQFRSSSPVSVLESSSSSSQTTNTTSLVLPGKHGRPRTKRPRPPVQEKDRVKDNNYVCGADSRLIIRIPKQFLSDHNKMINKKKKKKAKVTSSSSSSGIDLEVNGNNVDSYSSELHPVRKCMHCEVTKTPQWRLGPMGPKTLCNACGVRYKSGRLFPEYRPAASPTFTPALHSNSHKKVAEMRSKRCSDGSYITEENDLQELIPNNAYIGVD; translated from the exons ATGATTGGACAAAGCTTCCCTGAGGATCTTGATTGTGGCAACTTCTTTGACAACATGGATGACCTCATGGATTTCCCCGGTGGAGATATCGATGTCGGTTTCGGCATAGGTGACTCCGACTCTTTCCCTACCATCTGGACCTCTCCTCAGGACACCTGGCCCGCCGCTTCCGaccctctcttctcttccaacACCACCACCAACTCTGACTCATCACCTGAGCTATATGTTCCG TTTGAAGATATTGTTAAGGTGGATAGACCACCAAGCTTCGTTGAGGAGTCCTtggttgagaagaaggaagattcGTTTTCGACAAACAcggattcatcatcatctcatagCCAATTCAGGAGCTCAAGTCCAGTGTCGGTTCTCGAAAGCAGCTCTTCCTCGTCCCAAACCACCAACACAACCTCACTTGTCCTCCCTGGCAAGCACGGTCGTCCACGCACAAAACGTCCTCGTCCACCAGTCCAGGAGAAGGACAGAGTCAAAGACAACAACTATGTGTGCGGGGCAGACTCGCGTCTCATCATTAGGATACCGAAGCAGTTTCTCTCTGACCACAACAAGAtgatcaacaagaagaagaagaagaaggccaaggttacttcttcctcttcttcctccgggATCGATCTCGAAGTCAATGGAAACAATGTCGATTCGTATTCTTCAGAGCTACATCCGGTTAGGAAATGTATGCACTGTGAGGTTACCAAGACTCCACAGTGGAGGCTTGGACCTATGGGACCAAAGACGCTTTGCAACGCGTGTGGCGTGCGTTACAAGTCAGGGAGGCTTTTCCCGGAGTACCGTCCAGCTGCTAGCCCAACATTCACTCCAGCTCTTCACTCAAACTCACACAAGAAAGTGGCTGAGATGAGAAGCAAGAGATGCAGTGATGGTAGCTACATAACCGAAGAGAATGATCTGCAAGAACTGATTCCGAACAATGCCTACATTGGTGTTGACTAA
- the LOC104712085 gene encoding GATA transcription factor 8-like isoform X2, translating to MIGQSFPEDLDCGNFFDNMDDLMDFPGGDIDVGFGIGDSDSFPTIWTSHQDTWPAASDPLFSSNTTTNSDSSPELYVPFEDIVKVDRPPSFVEESLVEKKEDSFSTNTDSSSSHSQFRSSSPVSVLESSSSSSQTTNTTSLVLPGKHGRPRTKRPRPPVQEKDRVKDNNYVCGADSRLIIRIPKQFLSDHNKMINKKKKKKAKVTSSSSSSGIDLEVNGNNVDSYSSELHPVRKCMHCEVTKTPQWRLGPMGPKTLCNACGVRYKSGRLFPEYRPAASPTFTPALHSNSHKKVAEMRSKRCSDGSYITEENDLQELIPNNAYIGVD from the exons ATGATTGGACAAAGCTTCCCTGAGGATCTTGATTGTGGCAACTTCTTTGACAACATGGATGACCTCATGGATTTCCCCGGTGGAGATATCGATGTCGGTTTCGGCATAGGTGACTCCGACTCTTTCCCTACCATCTGGACCTCTCATCAGGACACCTGGCCCGCCGCTTCCGaccctctcttctcttccaacACCACCACCAACTCCGATTCATCCCCTGAGCTCTATGTTCCG TTTGAAGATATTGTTAAGGTGGATAGACCACCAAGCTTCGTTGAGGAGTCCTtggttgagaagaaggaagattcGTTTTCGACAAACAcggattcatcatcatctcatagCCAATTCAGGAGCTCAAGTCCAGTGTCGGTTCTCGAAAGCAGCTCTTCCTCGTCCCAAACCACCAACACAACCTCACTTGTCCTCCCTGGCAAGCACGGTCGTCCACGCACAAAACGTCCTCGTCCACCAGTCCAGGAGAAGGACAGAGTCAAAGACAACAACTATGTGTGCGGGGCAGACTCGCGTCTCATCATTAGGATACCGAAGCAGTTTCTCTCTGACCACAACAAGAtgatcaacaagaagaagaagaagaaggccaaggttacttcttcctcttcttcctccgggATCGATCTCGAAGTCAATGGAAACAATGTCGATTCGTATTCTTCAGAGCTACATCCGGTTAGGAAATGTATGCACTGTGAGGTTACCAAGACTCCACAGTGGAGGCTTGGACCTATGGGACCAAAGACGCTTTGCAACGCGTGTGGCGTGCGTTACAAGTCAGGGAGGCTTTTCCCGGAGTACCGTCCAGCTGCTAGCCCAACATTCACTCCAGCTCTTCACTCAAACTCACACAAGAAAGTGGCTGAGATGAGAAGCAAGAGATGCAGTGATGGTAGCTACATAACCGAAGAGAATGATCTGCAAGAACTGATTCCGAACAATGCCTACATTGGTGTTGACTAA
- the LOC104712092 gene encoding vacuolar protein-sorting-associated protein 33 homolog, with translation MAQIPNLENAPLNLKSIRDKSQKELVNLLKDIRGTKCLVIDPKLSGSFSLIIQTSTLKELGLELRHLSAEPVQTECTKVVYLVRSQLSFMKFIASHIQSDISKAIQRDYYVYFVPRRSVACEKILEQEKVHNLVTVKEFPLYMVPLDEDVISFELDLSEKDCLVDGDVSSLWHVAKAIHELEFSFGVISKVRAKGKASVRVADILNRMQVEEPVNSNDVGRPEVDTLILLDREVDMVTPMCSQLTYEGLIDEFLHISNGAVEVDSSVMGVQQEGKKMKVPLNSSDKLFKETRDLNFEVVVQVLRQKATTMKEDYTEINSTQTVSELKDFVKKLNSLPEMSRHIHLAQHLTTFTSKQSFLSQLDMEQTLVEAESYDICFEYIEEMIHKQEPLTNVLRLLVLFSVTNSGLPKKQFDYIRTELLHSYGFEHVVTLNNLEKAGLLKKQEFKSNWLTVKRTLKLIVEDTDTSRHDDIAYVYSGYAPLSIRLIQQAIHSGWRPMEDILKLLPGPHLETKRSGFPSSPSVDSLHGASNGVVDGRRSIVLVVFIGGVTFAEISALRYLASKEGMAYDLIIATTKIVNGATLIETFMEKLG, from the exons ATGGCGCAGATCCCTAACTTGGAAAATGCTCCTCTCAATCTCAAATCCATTAG GGACAAGTCTCAGAAGGAGCTCGTAAACTTACTCAAAGAC ATTCGTGGAACCAAGTGTCTAGTTATTGATCCAAAGCTCAGTGGTTCCTTCTCATTGATCATCCAGACGTCTACCCTCAAG GAACTTGGTTTGGAGTTACGGCATCTTTCTGCGGAACCAGTTCAGACTGAATGCACAAAAGTTGTTTATCTTGTTCGCTCTCAACTCAGTTTTATGAAATTCATAGCTTCTCACATTCAGAGTGATATTTCAAAAGCGATTCAGAGAGACTACTACGTTTACTTTGTCCCTCGTAGGTCAGTTGCCTGTGAGAAG ATTCTAGAGCAGGAGAAAGTTCATAACCTGGTTACTGTGAAGGAGTTTCCTCTGTATATGGTTCCACTAGATGAGGATGTGATTTCATTTGAGCTTGATCTCTCTGAAAAA GACTGCCTTGTGGATGGGGATGTTAGCTCACTTTGGCATGTTGCAAAAGCCATACATGAGCTTGAG TTTTCTTTTGGAGTTATATCGAAAGTGAGGGCAAAGGGCAAAGCGTCAGTTCGTGTTGCAGATATACTAAACCGCATGCAAGTGGAGGAACCTGTCAATTCGAATGAT GTGGGAAGGCCTGAAGTGGATACTCTCATTCTATTGGATAGAGAG GTTGACATGGTTACTCCTATGTGCTCCCAGTTAACTTATGAGGGACTGATAGACGAG TTTTTGCATATCAGTAATGGAGCTGTCGAAGTTGACTCATCTGTGATGGGTGTTCAGCAGGAGGGAAAAAAGATGAAAGTTCCCCTTAATTCAAG TGATAAGTTGTTCAAGGAGACGAGAGATCTCAACTTTGAAGTCGTTGTACAG GTTTTACGTCAGAAAGCAACAACCATGAAGGAGGACTACACTGAAATTAATTCT ACCCAGACAGTTTCTGAGCTAAAGGACTTTGTTAAGAAGCTCAACTCATTACCAGAGATGTCA AGGCACATACATCTTGCCCAGCACCTGACGACGTTCACATCTAAGCAATCATTTCTTTCGCAACTTGATATGGAACAAACACTTGTTGAGGCAGAAAGTTATGACAT atgctttgagtacATAGAAGAGATGATCCATAAACAAGAGCCTCTCACTAATGTCTTACGTCTATTAGTTCTATTTTCTGTTACAAACTCAGGGCTACCTAAAAAGCAATTTGATTATATAAG AACGGAACTACTCCACAGCTATGGATTTGAGCATGTGGTCACATTGAACAACTTGGAAAAAGCAGGATTGTTGAAGAAGCAG GAATTTAAAAGCAACTGGCTGACAGTGAAACGTACACTGAAACTTATAGTTGAAGACACTGATACGTCAAG GCATGATGATATCGCTTATGTCTATTCTGGATATGCTCCTCTTAGCATTCGTCTTATCCAACAAGCTATTCATTCTGGATG GCGCCCTATGGAAGACATTTTGAAACTGTTGCCAGGACCACATTTGGAAACTAAAAGA AGTGGATTCCCAAGTAGTCCATCAGTTGATTCATTGCATGGAGCTTCAAATGG GGTTGTTGATGGAAGACGCTCAATCGTTCTTGTTGTCTTCATTGGAGGTGTAACATTTGCTGAGATCTCTGCTCTACGGTATCTCGCCTCGAAG GAAGGAATGGCTTATGATTTGATAATTGCTACAACAAAAATCGTCAATGGCGCAACATTGATAGAAACATTCATGGAAAAACTAGGCTGA